From the Coregonus clupeaformis isolate EN_2021a unplaced genomic scaffold, ASM2061545v1 scaf0018, whole genome shotgun sequence genome, one window contains:
- the LOC121573066 gene encoding CB1 cannabinoid receptor-interacting protein 1 — protein MVDDVPPIINIAIALKIQPNDGPVFFKVDGTRFGQSRTVKLLTGSKYKVEVVMKPGNADATTMNIGGITFPLEQQSKDEESVVYHGQYDTEGVPHTKSGDRQPVQVSIEFGKAGQFETIWQVKYYNYYKRDQCQFGNKFTNIEYECKPNETRSLMWINKEVFN, from the exons ATGGTCGACGATGTTCCACCGATTATAAATATTGCTATCGCTCTAAAAATTCAACCGAATGATGGACCGGTGTTTTTCAAGGTGGATGGGACCAGATTCGGCCAGAGCAGGACAGTAAAATTGCTTACAGGATCGAAGTATAAGGTTGAGGTGGTTATGAAGCCGGGCAATGCTGATGCCAC CACCATGAACATCGGAGGTATCACCTTCCCTCTGGAGCAGCAGTCCAAAGATGAGGAGTCAGTGGTTTACCATGGACAGTATGACACCGAGGGAGTGCCTCACACCAAGAGTGGGGACAGGCAACCTGTCCAAGTCAGCATAGAG TTTGGAAAGGCGGGCCAATTTGAGACAATATGGCAGGTAAAGTACTACAACTACTACAAGCGAGACCAATGCCAGTTTGGGAACAAATTCACCAATATCGAGTACGAATGCAAGCCCAATGAGACGCGCAGCCTGATGTGGATCAACAAAGAGGTGTTCAATTGA